A DNA window from Arachis duranensis cultivar V14167 chromosome 3, aradu.V14167.gnm2.J7QH, whole genome shotgun sequence contains the following coding sequences:
- the LOC107479663 gene encoding 26S proteasome regulatory subunit RPN13 isoform X1: MSSSSADPFPAIQEIMLEFRAGKMLFDGKRVVPDARKGLVRIARGEEGLVHFQWLDRTQNVVEDDQIIFPNEAIFEKVNQASGRIYILKFNGDDRKFFFWMQEPNADGDSQLCSSVNDYLNTPIEFLGEEEADGSLPLQVSEDMIEDDISSRAANLVVPNLGMEATSDVTSSGPVKLADLQRILSNIGPADILDLDGGLGLGDILKPDLIMPLMDTISLEQRLAPYLPEGKWSPEDILELLQSPPFRQQVDSFTYVLKTGQIDLTQFGINPSKSDKFTVLSFLEALEDSVSESSEAEESRQDQSCNRHDPMDESK, encoded by the exons ATGAGTTCGTCTTCCGCGGATCCTTTTCCAGCAATTCAG GAAATTATGCTTGAATTCCGTGCTGGTAAAATGTTATTCGACGGAAAAAGGGTTGTCCCCGATGCACGAAAAGGACTTGTTCGTATTGCTAGG GGAGAGGAGGGATTAGTCCATTTTCAGTGGCTTGATCGGACACAAAATGTGGTCGAAGAT GATCAAATAATATTTCCAAATGAAGCAATTTTTGAGAAG GTTAACCAAGCTTCTGGAAGGATTTACATATTGAAGTTTAATGGTGATGATAGAAAGTTTTTCTTCTGGATGCAG GAACCAAATGCTGATGGTGATTCACAACTCTGTAGCTCAGTGAATGATTACCTTAACACACCAATAG AGTTCCTTGGTGAAGAAGAGGCTGATGGATCCCTTCCTCTTCAAGTTTctgaagatatgattgaggaTGATATCTCATCTAG AGCTGCAAACCTGGTTGTCCCAAACTTGGGTATGGAAGCAACTAGTGATGTAACATCTTCTGGTCCAGTTAAATTGGCAGATCTCCAAAGAATATTGAGTAACATTGGGCCTGCAG ATATTCTTGATCTTGATGGAG GCTTGGGACTTGGTGATATATTGAAGCCAGATTTAATAATGCCGTTGATGGACACAATATCTTTGGAGCAGCGTTTAGCTCCCTACTTACCTGAG GGCAAGTGGTCTCCAGAAGATATATTGGAATTGTTGCAGAGCCCACCTTTCCGTCAGCAAGTAGATTCATTTACTTAT GTACTTAAAACAGGACAGATAGATTTAACTCAGTTTGGAATTAATCCAAGCAAAT CAGACAAGTTCACAGTTTTGTCTTTTCTTGAGGCTCTTGAAGATTCTGTTTCTGAATCATCAGAGGCAGAGGAATCCAGACAAGATCAATCTTGTAACCGTCATGACCCTATGGATGAATCTAAGTAG
- the LOC107479663 gene encoding 26S proteasome regulatory subunit RPN13 isoform X2, translated as MSSSSADPFPAIQEIMLEFRAGKMLFDGKRVVPDARKGLVRIARGEEGLVHFQWLDRTQNVVEDDQIIFPNEAIFEKVNQASGRIYILKFNGDDRKFFFWMQEPNADGDSQLCSSVNDYLNTPIEFLGEEEADGSLPLQVSEDMIEDDISSRAANLVVPNLGMEATSDVTSSGPVKLADLQRILSNIGPADILDLDGGLGLGDILKPDLIMPLMDTISLEQRLAPYLPEGKWSPEDILELLQSPPFRQQVDSFTYVLKTGQIDLTQFGINPSKYKFTVLSFLEALEDSVSESSEAEESRQDQSCNRHDPMDESK; from the exons ATGAGTTCGTCTTCCGCGGATCCTTTTCCAGCAATTCAG GAAATTATGCTTGAATTCCGTGCTGGTAAAATGTTATTCGACGGAAAAAGGGTTGTCCCCGATGCACGAAAAGGACTTGTTCGTATTGCTAGG GGAGAGGAGGGATTAGTCCATTTTCAGTGGCTTGATCGGACACAAAATGTGGTCGAAGAT GATCAAATAATATTTCCAAATGAAGCAATTTTTGAGAAG GTTAACCAAGCTTCTGGAAGGATTTACATATTGAAGTTTAATGGTGATGATAGAAAGTTTTTCTTCTGGATGCAG GAACCAAATGCTGATGGTGATTCACAACTCTGTAGCTCAGTGAATGATTACCTTAACACACCAATAG AGTTCCTTGGTGAAGAAGAGGCTGATGGATCCCTTCCTCTTCAAGTTTctgaagatatgattgaggaTGATATCTCATCTAG AGCTGCAAACCTGGTTGTCCCAAACTTGGGTATGGAAGCAACTAGTGATGTAACATCTTCTGGTCCAGTTAAATTGGCAGATCTCCAAAGAATATTGAGTAACATTGGGCCTGCAG ATATTCTTGATCTTGATGGAG GCTTGGGACTTGGTGATATATTGAAGCCAGATTTAATAATGCCGTTGATGGACACAATATCTTTGGAGCAGCGTTTAGCTCCCTACTTACCTGAG GGCAAGTGGTCTCCAGAAGATATATTGGAATTGTTGCAGAGCCCACCTTTCCGTCAGCAAGTAGATTCATTTACTTAT GTACTTAAAACAGGACAGATAGATTTAACTCAGTTTGGAATTAATCCAAGCAAAT ACAAGTTCACAGTTTTGTCTTTTCTTGAGGCTCTTGAAGATTCTGTTTCTGAATCATCAGAGGCAGAGGAATCCAGACAAGATCAATCTTGTAACCGTCATGACCCTATGGATGAATCTAAGTAG